A part of Paenarthrobacter sp. A20 genomic DNA contains:
- a CDS encoding dihydrofolate reductase family protein → MSATKATLMVDLIISLDGYASAEGWPGWWGLEGPEYLAWLEEEGKKDFTTLMGANTYRLMSSMSEEASEDSSGFSEEEGASLTGLAAMPKIIFSSTLKEPLAWPNSELIAGDAVDAVRELKGTRSGTFSTLGSLSLCRSLLAAGLVDRYRLVVFPVITGKTGRERIYDGYPDVALDMVDSRTFDGRTQLLEYVPRVIDGPLTRG, encoded by the coding sequence ATGAGTGCAACGAAGGCAACCCTGATGGTGGACTTGATCATCTCCCTGGATGGATACGCTTCCGCCGAGGGTTGGCCCGGCTGGTGGGGACTGGAAGGGCCCGAATACCTGGCGTGGCTTGAGGAAGAGGGTAAGAAGGACTTCACTACCCTCATGGGCGCCAACACCTATCGGCTGATGTCGAGTATGTCCGAGGAGGCTTCTGAGGACAGTTCGGGGTTTTCGGAGGAAGAAGGAGCCAGCTTGACGGGGCTGGCTGCCATGCCCAAGATCATCTTTTCCTCCACCCTGAAGGAACCCCTGGCGTGGCCAAACTCGGAGTTGATTGCCGGCGACGCGGTCGACGCGGTGCGGGAATTGAAAGGGACACGGTCGGGTACCTTCAGCACGCTGGGCAGTTTGAGCCTTTGCCGTTCGCTGCTGGCGGCCGGCCTGGTGGACAGGTATCGGTTGGTCGTCTTTCCAGTGATCACCGGGAAAACCGGGCGTGAGCGAATCTACGACGGATACCCGGACGTCGCACTGGATATGGTGGACAGCCGTACGTTCGACGGGCGGACCCAATTGCTGGAGTACGTTCCCCGGGTCATCGATGGTCCGCTGACCAGAGGCTGA
- a CDS encoding pyridoxamine 5'-phosphate oxidase family protein translates to MAEEQGISKVVDIINDAKIGMLTTVNETGALVSRPLAVQDVKDDGDMWFFTGLGTSQVAHVRQDPRVNVSFGKNTEWVSVAGTVEVVTDRQKIRELWNQVVEAWYPDGPETPEVCLLRVDSESAEYWTSPGGTAATVLQWIKSKVTHSRFSVGESGTVEL, encoded by the coding sequence ATGGCTGAAGAGCAGGGAATCAGCAAGGTCGTGGACATTATCAACGACGCCAAAATCGGCATGCTGACCACGGTCAACGAAACCGGCGCGCTGGTCAGCCGGCCGCTGGCCGTTCAGGACGTCAAGGACGACGGCGATATGTGGTTCTTTACCGGACTTGGAACCTCGCAGGTTGCGCACGTGCGTCAAGATCCCCGGGTCAACGTTTCCTTCGGCAAGAACACCGAGTGGGTCTCCGTCGCTGGAACTGTGGAGGTTGTCACTGACCGGCAAAAGATCCGCGAGCTGTGGAACCAGGTTGTGGAGGCATGGTATCCGGACGGGCCGGAGACCCCGGAAGTATGCCTCCTGCGCGTTGACTCTGAATCGGCCGAATACTGGACCAGCCCGGGCGGAACAGCTGCGACGGTACTTCAATGGATCAAGTCCAAGGTCACCCATTCCCGATTCAGCGTAGGCGAAAGCGGCACCGTGGAACTATGA
- a CDS encoding TraR/DksA C4-type zinc finger protein, with protein MVDAERFQLLLEEERDRKLELLKALQGDISSVSLARQDSNVDDEHDPEGSTIAFELSQASALMEQSRVGLDQINAALERIALGSYGLCEICAIAIPEGRLEARPWTPFCVEHASGKPK; from the coding sequence ATGGTTGATGCCGAGCGGTTTCAACTTCTCCTTGAGGAGGAGCGTGATCGAAAACTCGAACTGCTGAAGGCCCTGCAAGGCGACATCAGTTCGGTAAGCCTTGCCCGGCAGGACTCCAATGTGGATGACGAACACGATCCCGAGGGCAGCACCATAGCGTTCGAACTCTCGCAGGCGTCCGCACTCATGGAGCAGAGCCGCGTTGGCCTGGATCAGATCAACGCGGCTCTGGAGCGGATAGCCTTGGGCAGTTACGGGCTGTGCGAAATCTGTGCAATAGCTATTCCGGAGGGCCGGCTTGAGGCCCGGCCATGGACGCCATTCTGCGTCGAGCATGCCTCGGGAAAGCCAAAATAG
- a CDS encoding MFS transporter — MNDAARKIQRVYLTLTLGNTIAASFIWGINTLFLLDAGLSNLEAFAANAFFTAGMVLFEVPTGVIADGWGRRVSFLLGTVTLAASTYLYFVLWQIAAPFWMWAVVSVLLGLGFTFFSGAVEAWLVDALRFSGYQGGLEPVLGRGQMVQGVAMLVGSVAGGVIAQATNLGIPFLLRVAVLLAMFAVAFGLMHDVGFTPERSTHPLRAVRTVLTASIDNGLKNPPVRYVMLAAPFSAGVGIYVFYALQPYLLDLFGDPKAYSIAGLAAAIVAGSQILGGWLAPHARQLFHKRTSVLILAGVVGGVILLVLGVTHIFWVALVLLALWGVVGSAATPVRQAYVNDMIPSKQRATVLSFDSLMGSSGGVVIQPLLGRGADLYGYQASLAMAGVIELIAVPFLLASRKQGAPADRASTAETRTDTEPLA, encoded by the coding sequence ATGAACGACGCCGCCCGAAAGATCCAGCGCGTCTATCTCACCTTGACGCTGGGCAATACCATTGCGGCTTCCTTCATCTGGGGCATCAATACTCTCTTCCTCTTGGATGCCGGGCTGAGCAACCTCGAGGCGTTCGCCGCCAATGCCTTCTTCACCGCCGGAATGGTTCTCTTCGAGGTTCCCACCGGAGTCATCGCCGATGGTTGGGGCCGCAGGGTTTCCTTCCTCCTGGGAACAGTGACGCTGGCCGCCTCGACGTACTTGTATTTTGTGCTCTGGCAGATTGCGGCTCCGTTCTGGATGTGGGCCGTCGTGTCGGTGCTGCTGGGCCTCGGGTTCACGTTCTTTTCCGGCGCCGTGGAGGCGTGGCTCGTGGATGCCCTGCGCTTCTCGGGCTACCAAGGCGGACTGGAGCCAGTGCTTGGCCGCGGTCAGATGGTGCAGGGCGTAGCCATGCTGGTGGGCTCTGTGGCTGGTGGCGTCATTGCCCAAGCCACCAATCTTGGCATTCCCTTCCTCCTGCGCGTGGCGGTGCTGCTCGCCATGTTTGCTGTCGCCTTTGGGCTCATGCACGACGTCGGCTTCACTCCTGAGCGTTCGACGCACCCTCTCCGTGCCGTCCGTACCGTGCTGACCGCATCGATCGACAACGGATTGAAAAACCCGCCCGTGCGCTACGTGATGCTTGCCGCCCCCTTCAGCGCCGGCGTCGGAATCTATGTCTTCTATGCGCTGCAGCCATATTTGCTTGATCTCTTCGGCGATCCCAAGGCCTATTCCATCGCGGGTTTGGCCGCAGCAATCGTGGCGGGCTCGCAAATCCTGGGAGGCTGGCTCGCCCCACACGCCCGGCAACTGTTCCACAAGCGCACGTCGGTATTGATCCTTGCAGGGGTGGTGGGCGGCGTGATTCTCCTGGTCCTTGGCGTCACCCACATCTTCTGGGTGGCACTGGTCCTGCTGGCACTCTGGGGCGTCGTGGGTTCTGCAGCCACCCCGGTCCGGCAGGCATATGTGAATGACATGATCCCATCGAAACAGCGGGCCACTGTCCTGAGTTTCGACTCACTGATGGGCTCAAGCGGGGGCGTGGTCATCCAGCCGCTCCTGGGCCGGGGAGCTGATCTCTACGGATATCAAGCATCCTTGGCCATGGCCGGTGTCATCGAGCTCATCGCCGTGCCGTTCCTGCTGGCCAGCCGGAAACAGGGTGCCCCGGCCGACCGGGCCAGCACCGCCGAAACCCGAACGGACACGGAACCATTGGCGTAA
- a CDS encoding DUF3100 domain-containing protein, whose product MSTNTETARTDKAGTRLTLPIAALAFVIALAVQFIGQAKIDLGIGAIIIFPMVWGLILGLLVSIQKFKPLGLDLQRVAAALVGVAVLLLVARLAFNIGPSLPSLIKAGPALLLQEVGHLLGTIVLALPLAVLLRMGKATVGATFSLDREPSFAMVSEKYGPDSDQYRGVLAMYVFGTLFGAIFITLLTSLVANWKIFDPLALAMGAGVGSGSMMAASAASIIAAYPADQEAILGMAAVSNLITTILGVYVGIYIALPVADKFYKVLTRNKEAQKVAAGTVPQARTDAELAQDEVQAEENRRFREEVAKSSAAMTLPLWLSLSVLTVLGVGTAAVAAKGLSLSILAGYGIMLALVLVSLLLAKITRKISAIVFITTIGAYISSPWFFGSGVLNEAVKTVDFLSIATVMLTLAGLSLGKDIPLLRNIGWKIIPVGLVAITASFILSTVIAEFALGLWH is encoded by the coding sequence ATGAGCACCAACACCGAAACCGCGCGGACGGATAAGGCCGGCACACGGCTTACGCTTCCGATCGCCGCGCTGGCCTTTGTCATCGCCCTTGCGGTTCAGTTCATCGGTCAGGCCAAGATTGATCTGGGCATTGGCGCGATCATCATTTTCCCGATGGTTTGGGGCCTGATCCTCGGATTGCTGGTCTCCATCCAGAAATTCAAGCCGTTGGGCCTGGACCTGCAGCGTGTGGCTGCGGCCCTGGTGGGTGTGGCCGTTTTGCTCCTGGTGGCCAGGCTGGCCTTCAACATCGGCCCGAGCCTGCCCAGCCTCATCAAGGCCGGCCCCGCACTCCTCCTACAGGAAGTGGGCCACTTGCTGGGAACTATCGTCCTGGCACTTCCGCTTGCCGTGCTGTTGCGCATGGGCAAAGCCACTGTGGGAGCCACTTTCTCCCTGGACCGCGAACCTTCGTTCGCCATGGTTTCTGAGAAATACGGTCCTGATTCCGACCAATACCGCGGCGTCCTGGCCATGTACGTCTTTGGAACCTTGTTCGGCGCCATTTTCATCACACTGCTGACCTCGTTGGTGGCCAACTGGAAGATCTTCGATCCACTGGCCTTGGCTATGGGCGCGGGTGTTGGTTCGGGGTCCATGATGGCCGCCTCGGCCGCAAGCATCATCGCCGCGTACCCGGCCGACCAGGAGGCCATCCTCGGCATGGCAGCTGTCTCCAACCTCATCACCACCATTCTGGGTGTGTACGTGGGCATCTATATTGCCCTTCCCGTGGCTGACAAGTTCTACAAGGTGCTGACCCGGAACAAAGAAGCGCAGAAGGTTGCTGCCGGCACGGTGCCCCAGGCCCGGACCGATGCAGAGCTTGCGCAAGACGAGGTCCAGGCCGAAGAGAACCGCCGGTTCCGGGAGGAAGTCGCAAAGTCCTCGGCCGCCATGACATTGCCATTGTGGCTATCCCTGTCCGTCCTGACGGTGTTGGGTGTTGGCACTGCAGCCGTGGCCGCCAAGGGCCTGAGCTTGTCCATCCTGGCAGGCTACGGCATCATGCTGGCTTTGGTACTTGTCAGCCTGTTGCTCGCAAAGATCACCAGGAAGATCTCGGCCATCGTCTTCATCACCACCATTGGCGCCTACATTTCGAGCCCGTGGTTCTTTGGCTCCGGGGTCCTGAATGAAGCCGTCAAAACCGTGGACTTCCTCTCCATTGCGACGGTGATGCTGACCCTTGCCGGTCTTTCGCTCGGCAAGGACATCCCGTTGCTGCGGAACATCGGTTGGAAGATCATTCCCGTCGGCTTGGTGGCCATCACCGCGTCTTTCATCCTCTCGACAGTGATCGCGGAGTTCGCCCTGGGCCTCTGGCACTGA
- a CDS encoding amidohydrolase, translating to MENTNTTASADHLRTALEGGVATWKPKVRELSESLHANPEISFEEVQAAEAITSLLAEGGFEVTKGTAGLPTAFTATAGTGELVVAMCVEYDALPSVGHACGHNLIAGASVAAALALLPHVDELGITLKAIGTPAEEHGGGKVLMLEGGAFDGVGLALMVHPVQDGVTYNPAGTTAQAVGRYEAVFTGKAAHAAAAPHMGVNAGDAAVLSQVAIGLLRQQIPGDHRVACYVAEAGHVTNIIPDHAVVPFECRAFTLPEYEALLERVKRCFEGAALATGTTLDITAAEPLYEPLIQDGDLAGHWTAAMDSFGKDTSPAAGMGGGSTDMGNISQVIPSLHPWLSIPGANVPIHSHGFAALANTPQAYAVMFEAATALAWTVAGAATNHQQRERFVQAAYRPEAPIQEATS from the coding sequence ATGGAAAATACCAACACCACAGCATCTGCCGACCACCTGCGAACGGCCTTGGAAGGCGGCGTCGCCACCTGGAAGCCCAAGGTGCGCGAACTCTCAGAGAGCCTGCACGCCAATCCCGAGATCTCCTTCGAGGAAGTCCAGGCTGCCGAGGCCATCACCTCTTTGCTGGCCGAAGGGGGCTTCGAAGTCACCAAAGGAACGGCAGGCCTCCCCACCGCGTTCACGGCAACCGCCGGAACAGGTGAGCTGGTAGTGGCTATGTGCGTCGAATATGACGCCCTGCCCTCGGTAGGCCATGCCTGCGGGCACAATCTCATAGCCGGGGCATCCGTGGCGGCAGCGTTGGCCTTGCTCCCCCACGTCGACGAACTCGGCATTACCTTGAAGGCCATTGGCACACCGGCGGAGGAGCATGGCGGCGGCAAGGTATTGATGCTGGAAGGCGGTGCCTTTGACGGCGTTGGCCTTGCACTGATGGTTCATCCGGTTCAGGACGGCGTCACCTACAACCCCGCTGGGACCACCGCCCAGGCCGTGGGCAGGTACGAGGCAGTCTTCACCGGCAAGGCCGCCCACGCTGCGGCCGCGCCGCATATGGGCGTGAACGCAGGGGACGCAGCGGTGCTCAGCCAAGTGGCCATTGGCTTGCTGCGGCAGCAGATCCCTGGCGATCACCGGGTAGCTTGCTATGTGGCTGAGGCCGGACATGTCACCAACATCATTCCCGATCATGCCGTAGTGCCGTTCGAGTGCCGGGCTTTCACGCTCCCCGAGTATGAGGCGTTGCTTGAGCGCGTCAAGCGTTGCTTTGAAGGGGCGGCCCTGGCCACGGGAACCACCCTTGACATCACGGCAGCCGAACCCTTGTACGAACCGCTGATCCAGGACGGGGACCTTGCCGGCCACTGGACGGCAGCCATGGACTCGTTCGGCAAGGACACCTCGCCCGCAGCTGGCATGGGAGGCGGCTCCACCGACATGGGCAACATTTCCCAGGTCATTCCATCCCTGCATCCCTGGCTCAGCATTCCCGGAGCCAATGTCCCCATCCACTCGCACGGCTTCGCGGCCCTTGCGAACACACCCCAGGCGTACGCCGTCATGTTCGAGGCAGCCACAGCGCTGGCGTGGACAGTGGCGGGCGCCGCAACCAATCACCAGCAGAGAGAACGCTTCGTCCAGGCGGCCTACCGCCCCGAAGCCCCGATCCAGGAAGCAACATCATGA
- a CDS encoding aldehyde dehydrogenase, whose protein sequence is MSITTAPTASSAETARTVLDSAFPQGLGAFMDGKVVPGSGSTITLTSAATGRSFAEYADPGTEGANAILESSVRGAATWGKLNGFERAAILRNVSRVVEAHTEELAILESSTTGKPIRDARVEAAKVAEMFGYYAGWADKLTGQTIPVPGPWHTYTERVPWGVVVAITPWNAPLFTAGWNSAAPLAAGNAVIIKPSEFTPATTVRLAQLAHDAGLPDGAFNVATGLGQTVGATLTTDRRVGKISFIGSVPTGRRVAVAAAGAGIPALLELGGKSANIVFADADLERAADGAISAIFSGAGQSCVAGSRLLVERSVHARFIELVADRAARLRVGDPLDSTTEVGPIITAPQFATVTSLIETGMNDGGRRVTGATLPEALRSSGLAGGHWVMPTLLDGVTPANRLETTEVFGPVVGADAFDTEAEAIARANNTNFGLAGAVWTSDISRAHHIAREVKAGTFWINSYKTIHVAVPFGGFGDSGHGRSSGPGVLDEYTQTKAVWVPTRAAGSPFPSLSY, encoded by the coding sequence TTGAGCATCACCACAGCCCCAACAGCATCCTCGGCGGAGACCGCCCGGACAGTCCTGGACTCAGCTTTCCCCCAGGGCCTTGGCGCCTTCATGGACGGAAAGGTAGTCCCGGGCTCCGGGAGCACCATCACCCTGACGTCCGCAGCCACGGGCAGATCCTTCGCCGAATACGCCGATCCCGGCACCGAAGGTGCCAACGCCATCCTTGAAAGCTCCGTCCGCGGCGCTGCGACCTGGGGAAAGTTGAACGGCTTCGAGCGCGCCGCCATCCTCCGCAACGTCAGCAGGGTGGTCGAAGCACACACAGAAGAATTGGCGATCCTGGAATCGTCCACCACAGGCAAGCCCATCCGCGATGCCCGCGTCGAAGCGGCCAAAGTCGCGGAAATGTTCGGCTACTATGCCGGTTGGGCAGACAAATTGACTGGGCAGACCATACCCGTTCCCGGCCCTTGGCATACCTACACCGAACGGGTCCCTTGGGGTGTCGTCGTCGCCATCACGCCCTGGAATGCGCCCCTGTTCACTGCCGGGTGGAACTCAGCTGCACCACTGGCTGCCGGCAATGCGGTGATCATCAAGCCCAGCGAATTCACGCCCGCCACCACGGTCCGGCTGGCTCAGTTGGCCCACGACGCCGGACTCCCGGACGGCGCCTTCAACGTTGCCACCGGGTTGGGCCAGACCGTTGGCGCAACCCTCACCACTGACCGGCGCGTTGGCAAGATCAGCTTCATTGGTTCCGTGCCCACCGGCCGCCGTGTGGCGGTGGCTGCTGCCGGGGCCGGTATCCCGGCCCTCCTGGAGCTTGGCGGCAAGAGCGCCAACATCGTCTTCGCCGATGCCGACTTGGAGCGGGCCGCCGATGGCGCCATCTCCGCCATCTTCTCCGGTGCCGGCCAGTCCTGCGTCGCAGGCTCCCGCCTCCTGGTGGAACGAAGCGTCCACGCCAGGTTCATCGAGCTGGTGGCCGACCGCGCTGCCCGGCTCCGTGTCGGAGACCCGCTGGATTCCACTACCGAGGTGGGGCCGATCATTACGGCTCCGCAGTTCGCCACCGTTACCTCGCTGATCGAAACGGGAATGAACGACGGCGGCCGCCGGGTTACCGGCGCGACCCTGCCGGAGGCGCTGAGAAGCTCCGGTCTTGCCGGCGGCCACTGGGTGATGCCAACCCTCTTGGATGGCGTCACCCCTGCCAACCGATTGGAAACCACCGAGGTCTTTGGCCCGGTGGTGGGTGCAGATGCTTTTGATACAGAGGCCGAGGCCATCGCACGAGCGAATAACACCAACTTTGGCCTGGCGGGCGCCGTGTGGACCTCCGACATTTCCCGGGCACACCACATCGCACGCGAGGTAAAGGCCGGGACGTTCTGGATCAACTCGTACAAGACCATCCACGTAGCCGTCCCGTTCGGTGGCTTTGGCGATTCAGGCCACGGCCGCTCCTCAGGCCCTGGCGTTCTGGACGAGTACACACAGACAAAGGCGGTCTGGGTCCCCACCCGGGCAGCCGGATCTCCCTTCCCGTCCCTGTCCTACTAG
- a CDS encoding NAD(P)-dependent oxidoreductase: MSNIRRVAVIGLGSMGGAMASTLHRAGWTVTGFDPSEAARDAAALTGISTTAEAKDLAGTPYAVLSLPSASVVEATVPTLLAAPGTIAIIDTTTSEPGTSKSMAELASTSGAAFVDAPVSGGRDGAATGNLSAFVGATESALTAAGPILKALTGGKYAHIGGPGSGNVVKLLNNVLAAANLVSVGEALGVAKAYGIDPAVAAASISNASGGSKVSEAMYPNWVISGTHDSGFSLGLMARDAALAIDIARQMGQQPELLAAAASQWQDALAVLGPAADFTEIARTVAPSVTPAGAPDKSPSASPRTRK, from the coding sequence ATGAGCAATATTCGTCGCGTCGCCGTCATTGGCCTCGGGTCCATGGGCGGTGCCATGGCATCGACCTTGCACCGCGCCGGCTGGACCGTCACGGGTTTCGATCCTTCGGAAGCGGCACGGGATGCCGCTGCCCTCACCGGCATCTCCACTACGGCGGAGGCAAAGGACTTGGCAGGAACCCCGTATGCGGTCCTGTCCCTGCCTTCCGCCAGTGTCGTCGAGGCCACAGTTCCCACGCTCCTCGCGGCTCCCGGGACCATCGCCATCATCGACACCACTACCTCTGAGCCGGGCACCAGCAAATCCATGGCAGAACTGGCGTCCACCAGCGGCGCCGCATTCGTGGACGCCCCTGTTTCCGGCGGGCGGGACGGCGCTGCGACCGGCAACCTGAGTGCGTTCGTCGGAGCGACCGAGAGCGCGTTGACGGCGGCCGGGCCCATCCTGAAAGCGTTGACAGGCGGCAAGTATGCGCACATCGGCGGACCGGGAAGCGGCAACGTCGTCAAGCTGCTGAACAACGTCCTGGCCGCAGCGAACCTGGTGTCCGTAGGGGAAGCCCTGGGGGTGGCCAAGGCCTACGGCATCGATCCGGCCGTTGCGGCCGCCAGCATCAGCAATGCCTCCGGCGGCAGCAAGGTCTCGGAGGCCATGTACCCCAACTGGGTCATATCCGGAACGCATGATTCCGGGTTCTCTTTGGGCCTCATGGCCAGGGACGCCGCCCTGGCCATCGACATTGCCCGGCAAATGGGCCAGCAGCCTGAACTGCTGGCCGCTGCGGCCAGCCAATGGCAGGACGCACTGGCCGTCCTTGGACCGGCGGCGGACTTCACCGAAATTGCCAGAACGGTGGCCCCTTCCGTGACACCGGCCGGAGCCCCGGACAAGTCCCCGTCCGCGTCACCACGCACCCGCAAGTAA
- a CDS encoding MurR/RpiR family transcriptional regulator — protein MSEDTTSAAPAARESADHAWLGDALPDVALSKSQARVVEVIARNPQLSSYADIAEIAQRSDVNNSTVVRTAQRLGYRGWPDLQRELRSRYLVMISTEDTLIEHGEHRSPLHDALNHDIENLRLTLDSNTADDVEAAIAALASAKSITAVGIGSFAGPASVMAHLGSTMGYPITLENRGGVHLASAANTLGPGDVLVVVNMWRSVQQIIVTAEAAKQSGATVVAISDMRRGRLAAAADHLLIVASEGISFFQSVTAANSMVYGLLAGMEAAHPERSRAAIRRTQQLWKDLDIYLD, from the coding sequence ATCAGCGAGGACACAACCAGCGCCGCACCCGCGGCCAGGGAATCCGCGGATCATGCATGGCTTGGGGATGCCCTGCCGGACGTTGCACTGTCCAAGTCGCAGGCACGCGTAGTGGAAGTCATTGCCCGCAATCCACAGCTCTCGTCGTATGCGGACATCGCGGAAATCGCCCAACGGTCGGACGTAAACAACTCCACCGTCGTCCGCACCGCCCAACGACTCGGCTACCGTGGCTGGCCGGACCTGCAGCGCGAACTGCGTTCCCGCTATCTGGTGATGATCTCCACCGAAGACACGTTGATCGAGCACGGTGAGCACCGCAGCCCCCTCCACGACGCGTTGAACCATGACATCGAGAACCTGCGCCTGACGCTCGATTCAAACACCGCAGACGATGTCGAAGCGGCCATCGCCGCCCTTGCCTCAGCCAAGTCCATCACCGCCGTCGGCATTGGCTCTTTTGCCGGCCCGGCGAGCGTCATGGCCCACCTCGGCTCAACCATGGGCTATCCCATCACCTTGGAAAACCGCGGCGGCGTGCACCTCGCGTCCGCTGCGAACACCCTGGGGCCCGGCGACGTCCTGGTGGTGGTCAACATGTGGCGGTCAGTCCAGCAAATCATCGTCACGGCCGAAGCCGCCAAGCAATCGGGCGCCACAGTGGTCGCCATCAGCGACATGCGCCGGGGCCGCCTCGCCGCAGCCGCGGACCACCTGCTGATCGTGGCATCGGAAGGTATCTCGTTCTTCCAGTCAGTCACCGCAGCAAATTCGATGGTCTACGGATTACTGGCCGGAATGGAAGCCGCCCACCCGGAACGCAGCCGTGCTGCCATCCGGCGCACACAGCAGTTGTGGAAAGACCTGGACATCTACCTGGACTGA
- a CDS encoding FAD-dependent monooxygenase has product MQFHHHGYVSGDPRVEPAAGVGINRPTELPDEVDVLIVGSGPAGMLTAAQLSQFPGVTTRIVERRPGRLAIGQADGIQARSVETFQAFGFAERIIAEAYRITEMAFWKPDPADHSRIVRAARAVDDPAGISEFPHLIVNQARVLDYFAEFMANSPARMTPDYGYEFRGLEVTGEGEYPVAATLAHTSGSNEGQERVIRAKYVVGADGARSKVRESIGCHLAGDQANHAWGVMDVLAVTDFPDIRTKCAIQSGSGGSILLIPREGGHLFRMYVDLGEVAADDQGAVRKTTIEQIIQKANDILRPYTLDVRNVAWHSVYEVGHRLTDRFDDVLPEDRGARTPRVFITGDACHTHSAKAGQGMNVSMQDGFNIGWKLGHVLEGRSPESLLDTYSAERQVVAKNLIDFDKQWSTLMAKKPEEFEDPAELETFYTSTAEFPAGFMTQYAPSMLVAAPQHQELATGFPVGKRFKSAPVLRVCDTNPMHLGHHAKADGRWRIYVFADAAKAGAAGPVADIAEWIANSPDSPLAATPSGADRDAWFDVKVIYQQDHTGVDINAVPAAFKPTVGPFKLTYLEKVFGADPNADIFELRGISRDGAVVVVRPDQYVANVLPLHATAELGLFFAPVLETHPTAGLVEA; this is encoded by the coding sequence GTGCAGTTCCACCACCACGGTTACGTATCCGGTGACCCCCGAGTCGAGCCGGCAGCCGGCGTCGGAATCAACCGCCCAACCGAGCTTCCCGACGAAGTGGATGTCCTCATCGTGGGCAGCGGCCCGGCCGGCATGCTGACCGCGGCGCAGCTCTCCCAGTTCCCCGGTGTGACAACACGCATCGTTGAGCGACGCCCCGGCCGGCTAGCCATCGGCCAGGCCGATGGCATCCAGGCCCGCAGCGTCGAGACATTCCAGGCCTTCGGGTTCGCCGAGCGCATTATTGCGGAGGCTTACCGCATCACCGAGATGGCCTTCTGGAAGCCGGACCCGGCCGATCACTCCCGCATCGTCCGCGCCGCCCGCGCCGTGGACGACCCCGCCGGAATCAGCGAGTTTCCGCACTTGATCGTGAACCAGGCGCGGGTATTGGACTATTTCGCCGAATTCATGGCCAACTCCCCCGCACGAATGACGCCGGACTACGGCTACGAGTTCCGCGGCCTTGAGGTCACAGGCGAAGGCGAATATCCCGTCGCGGCCACACTCGCCCACACCTCCGGCTCCAACGAGGGCCAGGAGCGCGTCATCCGCGCCAAATACGTGGTCGGGGCGGACGGCGCGCGCAGCAAGGTCCGTGAGTCGATCGGCTGCCACCTCGCAGGCGACCAGGCGAACCATGCCTGGGGCGTCATGGACGTCCTCGCCGTGACCGATTTCCCGGATATCCGCACCAAGTGCGCTATCCAGTCCGGATCCGGGGGCAGCATCCTGTTGATCCCCCGCGAAGGCGGGCACCTGTTCCGCATGTATGTGGATCTGGGCGAAGTCGCCGCTGACGATCAGGGAGCAGTGCGGAAGACAACCATCGAGCAGATTATCCAGAAGGCCAACGACATCCTGCGCCCGTACACGTTGGATGTCCGGAACGTCGCCTGGCACAGTGTGTACGAAGTGGGCCACCGCCTCACGGACAGGTTCGACGACGTTCTGCCGGAGGACCGCGGTGCGCGCACGCCGAGGGTGTTCATCACCGGCGACGCGTGCCACACCCATAGCGCGAAGGCCGGCCAGGGCATGAACGTGTCCATGCAGGACGGTTTCAATATCGGTTGGAAGCTTGGCCACGTCCTTGAGGGTCGCAGTCCTGAAAGCCTGCTTGACACGTATTCCGCCGAGCGCCAGGTTGTTGCGAAGAACCTTATCGACTTCGACAAGCAGTGGTCTACCCTGATGGCCAAGAAGCCGGAGGAGTTCGAAGACCCGGCGGAGCTGGAGACCTTCTACACCAGTACGGCCGAGTTCCCCGCAGGATTCATGACGCAATATGCGCCCTCCATGCTGGTCGCAGCGCCACAGCACCAGGAGCTCGCCACGGGCTTCCCTGTGGGCAAGCGATTCAAGTCCGCACCGGTCCTGCGGGTCTGCGACACGAACCCCATGCACCTTGGCCATCACGCCAAGGCCGATGGTCGCTGGCGCATCTACGTGTTCGCTGACGCCGCCAAAGCTGGCGCGGCAGGGCCCGTCGCCGACATTGCCGAGTGGATCGCGAACTCGCCGGACTCGCCGCTGGCCGCGACGCCGTCGGGCGCTGACCGCGACGCCTGGTTCGATGTGAAGGTGATCTACCAGCAAGACCACACGGGCGTGGACATCAACGCCGTGCCCGCCGCGTTCAAGCCCACAGTTGGACCGTTCAAGCTCACGTATCTTGAGAAGGTCTTCGGCGCCGATCCGAACGCCGACATCTTCGAACTGCGCGGAATCAGCCGCGACGGAGCAGTCGTGGTGGTCCGCCCCGACCAGTACGTCGCCAACGTGCTACCGCTGCATGCGACGGCGGAACTCGGCTTGTTCTTCGCTCCGGTGCTGGAAACCCACCCGACGGCGGGACTCGTCGAAGCCTGA